The Vulcanimicrobium alpinum sequence GATCGTGACGCTCACGTCAGCGTTCGAGAAGGGTCCGCAGTTTCGGTTTTTCCACTTTCCCCATCGCGTTGCGCGGGAGCGCCTCGACCGGATAGAGCGCCTTGGGAACCTTGAAGCTGGCGAGGCGTTCGCGCAGTGTCGCCAGCGACGCGTCGGCGTCGAACGCGCCGTCGACTTCGAGAAACGCGACGGGGATCTCGCCGCGCGCCGGATCGGGCGCGCCGACGACCGCCGCCGCGAGCACGCCGGGGAGCCGGAGCAGTTCGGTTTCGACCTCGATCGGATAGACGTTGAAGCCGCCGCTGATCACCAGTTCCTTGAGCCGGCCGTTGATCGTGTAGCCGCGCTGGGGATCATACGTCGCGAGATCGCCGCTCTTGTACCAGCGGCGGTCCTGCGCGTCGCGAACGAACGCCGCCGCGCTCGCCTCGGGGTTGTTCCAGTACCCCGCGCAGACGTTGGGACCGTGCACGAGGATCTCGCCGGCCTCGCCCGCCGCGACGTCGTTCCCCTGCGGATCGGCGAGCCGCACGTCGACGTGCGGGAGCGGAAACCCGACCGTCCCTGCATAGCGCGGACCGTCATAGCGGTTGCTCAACGCGAAGCCGAACTCGGTCGAGCCGTACCGCTCGAGGATCGCGATCCCGAAGCGGCGCTCGAACTCCTCGAACACCGGCGCCGGAAGCGCGGCCGAACCCGAGACGAACAGCCGCATCGCGTCGAACCGCGCAGCGGGCGCCGCGGATGCGAGCAGGCGCACGTACATCGTGGGGACGCCGAAGAACATCGAGACCTCGCCGCCGGCGAGGATCGCGAGGACCGTCGGCGCGTCGAACCGCTCGCGCAGGATCGCGCGGCCGCCGGCGACGAGCGTCCCGTTGAGCCCCGCGCCCAACCCGTGCACGTGAAAGAGCGGAAGGGTGAGCAGCAGCGTGTCGGCGGCGGTCCAGCGCCAGGCCTCGACGACCTGCTCGCCGATCGCGGCGAGGTTGCCGTGCGTGAGCATCGCGCCTTTCGAGCGTCCGGTCGTCCCGCTCGTGTAGATGAGGATCGCAACCGCGTCGGCAGCGGGCTCCGGCGGGTCGGCGAGTTCGGGAGCGTTCGCGTCGCGCGCGATGCGCTCGATCTCGTGCAGGTCGATCAGCGTGCGGCCCGCGCGCGCGGCGAACGGCGCGCTCGCCTCGGAGACGCACACGGCGGCGGCGGCGGCGTCGTCGAGGACGTGCTCGAGATCGGAGGTCCGGTAGAGGACGTTGACCGGCACCACGATCGCGCCCGCGCGCAGTCCGCCCAGATATGCCAGCGCGAACCCCGGCCGGTTCTCGGCGTAGATCGCGACGCGGTCGCCTGCCGCGACGCCGGCGGCGCGCAAGCGGGCCGCGACCTGCAGCGACGCCGCGCGCAGGTCGGCATAGGTGAAGTCGTCGAGGGCGCGCGCACCGGGGCGCTCCGCCGCGTGGCGATCCAGCGCATCGAGGATCGAGCGAACCATCGCACGAGGTTTCGCCCGCGGGCGGGACTCCCCCGGTTCCGGAGGGTATCGTCCGCAGAACACTGCCGCCCCGGGGACCGCGCTATGAAACGTTCCTTCTTCACTTTGGCTTGTGCCGCCGTCACGGCGGGGCTCGTTGCCGCCTCGACGCCGCTGCCTGCGCGCGCCGAGGCCGGCCCGAGCGACGTGGTCGTCGGCGCGGTCCTCCCGCTGACCGGCGAAGAGAGCCGCGTCGGAACGTACTTCAAAGCCGCCTACGAACTGGCGGTGAAGGAAGTCAACGACCGCGGCGGCCTGCAATTGCGTCAATACGGCCGCAAGGTCCCGGTCAAACTCGTCATCTACGACGACAAGACCGATCCGGCGACGTCGCGCAACCTCTACGAGCGCCTCGCGGTGCAGGATCGCGTCGACGCGATGCTCGGCGGTTACTCGACCGATCTCGTACAAGCGCAGACGGTGGTGCCGCAGCAGCATCAAATCCCGTACGTCGGCGGCGGCGGCGCGGCGTCGGCGATCTACAAGCGCGGGTTCAAGACGATCTTCTCGCTGCTCGCGTCGATCGAGAACCTCGCCTATTCCGAGTGCGACTTCATCGAAGAGATGCAGGCGCAGAAGAAACTGCCCAAACCGCTCAAGATGGCGGTCGTCTACGAGAACACCTCGCACGGCCGCGACTTCGCGGCCGGCCTGCAAGCGCGCGCGAAGGCCAAGCCGCAGAATTTCCAGATCGTGATGAACGAGGCGTTCGACCTGCACGGCAAAGATTTCACGCCGCTGCTGCAAAAGGTCAAGACCGCCAACGCGCAGGCGTTCATGTCGGACGCGCATCTCGACGACTACATCACGATGCAGCGCCAGTACGCGCAGGCCGGACTGCACCACGCGTACGTGACCTACGGCGCGCGCGGGCCCGAGAAGTCGGCGCGCGAGGCGCTCGGCAAGAACGCCGACTACATCGTTGCTGCGTCGTGGTGGAACCAGCTGATCCCCAACGCCGCCGTCAAAGCGTTCGACGACAAATGGGCGAAGGCGTATCCGAAGCTCAACGCCGAGTGGTACGCGGCGCTGCCGTACGAAACCGCGCGCACGCTGTTCATCGCGATGACGGAGACGGGCTCGGTCGACAAGGCGAAGGTCGTCGAGACCCTGCGTCACATCGACATTCGCGACACGGTGCTCCCCGGCGGGCACATCAAATTCGAAGCCGACGGGCAGATCAACGCACCGTTCGTCGTCACCCAGAACCTCCCCGACGGGCGGACCGTCATCGTGTATCCGCACGCCGAGAAGACCGGCGATGCGGTGCTGCCGGTCCCGAACCCCTGAGGCTACGCGTCCATGCGGTCCGCGAGCTCGCGCAGGTCGCGGACCGCGATGTCGACGCGATCGCCCGCGGTGAGGTCGGTCGACTGATTCGGCCCGTACTCGGTGGGGCGCGCGACGAACGCGGTCCGCATCCCGTGCGATTTCGCCGCCGCGAGGTCGTCGTTGTGCGCGGCGCAGAGCATCACGCGGTCGGGCGTCGTCGCGAGCAGTTCGATCGCGCCCAAGTAGACTTCGGAGTCGCGTTTGTAATGGCGGAAGAGTTCGGCCGAGAAGAGGACGTCCATCGGCAGCGCCGCGCTGCGCGCGAGATCGGCGAGCAGACGGACGTTGCCGTTCGAGAGCGTGCCGACGATCCAGCGGACGCGCAGCCGCGCCAGCCCCGCGACCGTATCGGGCCACGGCCGCAGGCGATGCCAGCGGTCGACGCACCAGCCGCGGTCGTTCTCGTCGAGGGAGGCGTTGAAGCCGAACTTCCGGGCGAGGTCGTCGAACGAGTCGCGATGCAGCGCGTCCAGCGTTTTCCACGGCTCGTCCCTGCGCCGGACGCGATCCATCGAGGGCGCGTACGCGCCGCGCCACGCGTCGACGAAGGCGGCCCAGTCGACCGCGATCCCGCGTTCGCCCCCGAAGCGCGAGAGATCGGCGATCAGGCTGGTGCGCCAATCGACGAGCGTGCCGAACGTATCGAAAAGGATCGCGTCCAGCTCGATCATCGTTGCCTCCGCCGTCACGATAGCGCACCGCGGCGCCGCCGTTTCGTAGCGGCGGCCACCATTCCGCCCCGCTCTCCGGGAGGTCCGCGCTGGACACCGTCGCGACGCTGATCTCGGCCCTGCTGGTCGCGGGGCTCTACGCCGCCATGTCGTACGGGCTGGCGCTGATCTACGGCGTGCTCAAGATCATCAACCTCGCCAACGCGGGGTTCCTGATGCTCGGCGCCTACGTTACCTGGTGGCTCTTCACATCGTTCGGGATCCACCCGCTCCTCGCGCCGCTCGCGATCGTCCCGGCGTTCTTCCTGTTCGGCTGGGGGCTGGAGCGGACGCTGGTGCGGCGGGTCCTCGGCGCCGAGCCGATCATCTCGCTGCTGCTGCTCTTCGGCGTGTGGCTCGTGCTGCAGAACCTGGCGTACGTCATCTGGACGGGCGACACGCGCTCGATCGAGATGCCGTTCGTCGAGGCGACTGTCAACGTCGCCGGGATGCCGCTGGCGGTTCCGCGGCTGTTCGTCTTCGCGATGGGCGTGCTCGCGCTGGTCGCGCTGCAGCTGTTCCTGACGCGGACCTATCTCGGCCGCGCGATCCGCGCAACCGCGCAGGACCGCGACGCCGCGCGGCTGGTCGGGATTGACGTCGACCGCGTGATGGGGATCGCGTTCGGGATCGGGATCGCGCTGGCGGGATTCGGCGGTTCGCTGCTTTCGCTGCTCTTCTCGTTCACGCCCGATTTCGGGCGCACGCTCTCGCTCAAATCGTTCTGCATCGTCGTGCTCGGCGGCCTCGACTCGATCGTCGGCGTCGCGTTCGGCGCGATCGCGCTCTCGCTCGCCGAAGCGTTCGGCGTGCGCTACATGCCGGCGTCGCTGCAGAACCTGATCTCGTTCGTCGTCCTCGTCGTCGTGCTGATCGCCCTGCCGAAGGGGATCGCCGGGACGCTGCGGGCACTGCGCCGTGGATAGACGCGCCGTCGCGCTCGTCGCCGTCGCGCTCGCGGCGGCGGTCGCCGTCCCGTTCGTCGCGGGGCAATCGGAGTACGTCCTCGACGTGCTCTTTCTGATCTTCCTGTACGGCGCGATGGCGACGGCGTGGAACCTGCTCGGCGGATTCGCCGGCCAAGTCTCGTTCGGGCATGCGGCGTTCTTGGGAATCGGCGCGTATACGACGGCGATCCTCACGCAAATCGGTGTCTCGCTGTGGCTCGCGGTCCCCGCGGCCTCGCTGCTCGCGGGGCTCTACTCGCTGGTGATCGGGATCCCGGCGTTCCGTCTGCGCGGCCCGTATTTCTCGATCGCGACGATCGGGATCGGCGAAGCGACGCGGCTCGTCGCGCTGAACTGGACGTCGCTGACCGGCGGCGCGTCCGGGCTCACCTTGAGCGCCGCGCCGCCGCTGACGCTGCAGTATTTCGCTGCGCTCGCGCTGTGCGCGCTGACGGTCGCGCTCGCGGCGTGGATCAAACGCTCGCGGTTCGGCTTCGCGCTCGCCGCGGTGCGGCAGGATCCCGATGCTGCCGAGACGCTCGGCGTCGCGACGACGCTGGTGAAGACGCAGGCGCTGTTTCTCTCGGCGTGCATCATCGGCGTTGCGGGGAGCGTGTACGCGCTGCACTACCTCTTCATCAGTCCGGATTCGGTGTTCGGGTTCTCGACATCGATCGGGCTGGTGATCATGCCGATCGTCGGCGGTCTGGGCACCGTCACAGGACCGCTCATCGGTGCGGTGGTGTACACGTTCATCCGCGAGCAGCTCGCGGCGACGCTCGCCAACGCCGACCTGCTCGCGTTCGGCTTGCTGCTGATCGCGATCGTCGTGTTCGAACCGCGCGGGATCTTGGGGATCGTCGACCGCGTGCGCCGCGCCGCGCGCGCGAAAGCGGCGCCGGCGGTGCAGCGATGAGCGACGTCGTGCTCGAGGGGACCGCGCTGACCAAACGCTTCGGCGGACTCGTCGCGGTCAGCGAAGTCCACGTCGCCGTGCAGCGCGGTGAGATCCTCGGGCTCATCGGTCCCAACGGCGCGGGGAAATCGACGCTCTTCCGGCTGATCGCCGGGATCATGAAGCCGACCGCCGGCCGGGTCGCGTTTCGCGGGCGCGACATCACCAACCGCCCCGCGCACGACGTCGTCGTCGCCGGCGTTGCCGCGACGCACCAGATCGTGCGCCCGTTCCGCGAGATGAGCGTGCTCGAAAACGTGATGGTCGGCGCATTCTTCGGGCACCGTCCGCGGCCGCGCGGTGTGCATCGCGCGCGCGAAGCCGCGATGGAAGCGCTCACGGTGTGCGATCTGGCCGACCGCGCCGCGTCGCCGGCGCGCGCGCTCACGCTGGGCGGCCAGAAATGGCTCGAGGTGGCGCGCGCGCTCGCGACGCGTCCCGAGGTGCTGCTGCTCGACGAGGTGCTGGCGGGATTGAATCCGACCGAGACGGACCGCACGCTCGAACTGATCCGCGCGATCAACGAACGCGGGACGACGATCGTCATCGTCGAGCACAACCTGCGCGCGGTGCGCGGGCTGTGTTCGCGCATCGTCGCGCTGGTGCAGGGACGTAAGGTCGTCGAAGGCGCGCCCGAAGCGGTGCTCGCCGACGAGCGCGTCGTCACGGCATACCTGGGCCCGCATCATGGGTGAACGGCCGCTGACGGTGCGCGTGCGCCGGACGATCGCGGCGTGCACGCTCGCGTCGCTCCTGTGCGGCACCGCGCCGCCCGCGAGCGCGCAGCAAGCCGCGTTCCCATCGATCGCGGAGAAGACCGCCGCGATGACGCGCAAGGACGGCTTCCTGCCGCTCTACTACGACGCGCGCGGCGGTAAAGTCTATCTCGAGATCGCGCATCCCGGCAGCGAACTGATCTACCAGACGTATCTGCCGTGGGGGATGGGGAGCAACGATGTCGGGCTTGATCGCGGCAGCCTCGGCGAGACGCGGATCGTGCGCTTCGAGCGGCGCGGGCCGCGCGTGCTGCTCGTCCAGCCCAACCTCGCGTTCCGCTCGAGCAGCGGCGATCCCGACGAACGCCGGGCGGTCGAAGAGTCGTTCGCGCAGTCGGTCCTCGCCGGCTTCACGATCGTCGCCGAGGGCGACGGACGCGTGCTGATCGACGCGACCGACTTCGCGCTCTCCGACGCGCACGGCGTCCTCGATGCGCTCGCTGCGGCGAAGCAGGGCGCGTTTCGGCTCGATCCCGCGCGCAGCGCGCTCGATGCCGACGAGCTCAAAGCGTTTCCGCGCAACACGCGGCTCGAAGCGACGCTCACCTTCGCCGGCAGCGAGCCGGGTCAGTACGTGCGCGACGTGACGCCGGCGCCGCAGGCGCTCACCGTGCACGAGCGGCAAGTCTTCGTGCAGCTTCCGGATCCCGGTTACGTGCCGCGGCTCTTCGATCCGCGGGCCGGCTACTTCCACGTCGCCTACACGGACGACTCGGCGCCGCTCGGCGCGCCGGTGATGCAGCGCCTGATCGTCCGCCACCGGCTCGAGAAAGCGGATCCGGCGGCCGCGCTGAGCGATCCGGTGCGGCCGCTCGTCTATTACGTCGACCGCGGCGCGCCCGAACCGATCCGCTCGGCCCTGCTCGAGGGCGCGCGCTGGTGGAGCGCCGCGTTCACCGCCGCCGGATTTCGCAACGCGTTCCGCGTCGAACTGCTGCCGCCCGGCGCCGATCCCGACGACGTGCGCTACAACGTGATCGAATGGGTCCACCGCGCGACGCGCGGCTGGAGTTTCGGGAACGTCGTCGCCGACCCGCGCACCGGCGAAATCATCCAAGGCCACGTGACGCTGGGCTCGCTGCGCGGCCGCCAGGATTATCTGATCGCCGAAGGGCTGCTGCAGCCGTACGCGCGCGGCGACGAACGCGCCGCCGAGGCGGAGCGAATGGTCCTCGCGCGGCTACGCCAGCTCGCCGCGCACGAAGTCGGCCACACGCTCGGGCTCGTGCACAACTTTCTCGGGAGTGCCGAAGGACGCGCGTCGGTGATGGATTATCCGCACCCGATCGTCGGCCTCGGGCGCGACGGGCGCATCGATCTCTCGAACGCGTACGCGCGCGGGATCGGGCCGTGGGACGACGTCGCGATCGCGTACGGCTACACGCCGCTCCCGGCGGGCCGCGACGAAGCGCCGGCGCTCGATCGCATCCTCGCGAACGCGCGCGCACGCGGGCTCGTTCTGCTGACTGATCAGGATGCGCGGCCGCCGGGGAGCGTGCACCCGCAGGCGCACCTGTGGGACAACGGCGCCGACGCGACGGCCGAACTTGCGCGGATGATGGCGATCCGGCGCGCCGTCCTCGCGCGCTTCGGCGAGCACGTCGTGCGCAGCCGCGAGCCGTTGGCGACGATGGAAGAGGCGCTGGTGCCGATGTATCTGCTGCATCGCTATCAGCTCGAGGCCGCGGCGAAGGCGGTCGGCGGCGCGTGGTATGCGTACGCGCTGCGCGGCGACGGACAGCAGCCGCAGCGGCCGGTCGCGGCCGCCGATCAGCGGCGCGCACTGCGCGGCGTCCTCGCGACGCTGAGTCCCGACGCGCTCGCCGTGCCGCGCACCGTGCTCGCGCGCCTTCCGCCGCGGCCGTTCGGGTACGATGCGACGCGCGAACTCTTCCCGCGCGAGACCGGGCTGACGTTCGACGCGCTCGCGCCGGCCGGCGTCGCGGCGGAGATGACGTTCCGCCTGCTCTTCGATCCCGAACGCGCGACGCGTCTGCTCGAACAGCACGCGCTCGATCCGGCGCTGCCCGGGCTCGACGAGGTGCTCGCGCAGATCGATGCGGCGGTCTTCGCTCCGGCGAGCGGCGACCCGTATCGTCGCGCGATCGCGCGCACCGTGCAGAGCGCGATGATCGATCGGCTGAGCGATCTTGGCACGACGGCGGCCGACGCCCAAGTGCGCGCGATCGTCGTGCAGCGGCTACGCGCGGTACGCGAACGGCTGCACGCTGTGCGCGGCGACGCCGAGACGCGCGCGCATGCACGCCTCATCGCCGCCGATCTCGATCGCTTCTTCGCGCGCAGGTGGCAGCGCGGCGAGCGGCACGAGCCGGCTACGGTGCCGCCCGGAATGCCGATCGGCGACGACGGACCGGACCTGGACCGGTAAGATGCTGCAGATCGACGAGCTCGCGGTCGCGTACGGCGACGTGCAGGTGCTGTGGGGGATCTCGATGCGCGTCGAGCGCGGCGAGATCGTCACCCTCCTGGGTGCGAACGGCGCGGGAAAGACGACGCTGCTGCGCGCGATCTCGCGCACCGTCCTCGCGCTCTCCGGTGCGATCGTGCTCGACGGCGAGCACCTCGAGCGCGCCCGTTCGCCGCGCGTCGTCGAACTCGGCGTCGCGCACGTCCCCGAAGGCCGCAAGCTCTGGCCCGAGATGAGCGTCGAGGACAACGTTCTGCTCGGGGCCTATCCGGGGCGCGCGCGCCGCGACGCGCGCGCGTCGCTTGAGATGGTCTACACGCTCTTCCCGCGCGTCGCCGAACGCCGCACCCAAATGGCGGGGACGCTCTCCGGCGGCGAACAGCAGATGGTCGCGATCGCCCGCGGGCTGATGAGCAAGCCGACGATCCTCATGCTCGACGAACCGTCGCTGGGCCTCGCGCCGCTGATCGTCAGCGAGGTCTTCGCCACGATCGAGCGGATCAAAGCGACGGGGACGACGGTGCTGCTCGTCGAGCAGAACGTCCGCCAGGCGCTGGAGATCGCCGACCGCGGTTACGTGATCGAGGCCGGCCGCGTGATGACGAGCGGGACGCGCGACGAACTGCTCGCCAGCGACGCGATCAAGAAGGCGTATCTGGGCTTGTAGACCTCAGGTGAGATACTTGCGGAACCAGTCGAGCGTGCGCGCCCAGGCGTCGGCGGCCGCGCTGGGGATGTAGCGGTCGCGCGTGTCATCGAAGAACGCGTGGCCCGCTTCGTCGTAGATCTTCACCGCGTGCGGTGCGGTGAGCCGCGCGAACATTGCGGTGACGTCGGCCGGCTTGATCGAGGTGTCGCGCGCGCCGAAGCTTCCGAGCAGCGGCGTCGTGATGCGGCTCGTGAAGTCGAACGCCGACGCCGTGGTCGGCGCTTTCGGATCGGTGCCGGGGCGGACGTTGCCGTAGAACATCGATGCGGCGGAGAAGGCGTGCGAGTCAATGATCGACTGCAAGACGATCCCGCCCCCCATGCAGAAGCCGATGATCCCGAGCGACGCGTCCTTGGCTTGCGTCTGCAGCCAATCGTGTGCCGCGATGACGTCGGTGGGGACGAAGCCCTGTGCGCTCATCTGCGCCATGATCGGCGCGGCGACGCTGAAGTCGATGCCGCTCGGGTCCGGGGGCTTCACGCGGTCGAACAGCGACGGCGCGATCGCGATGAAGCCGGCTTTCGCGAGCCGGCGGACGACGTCGCGAAGCTGCGGATCGACGCCGGACGCCGCCTGGATGACGACGACGCCCGGGGTCAGCCGCGTGATGCTGCGCGGCATCGCCGCGTACGATCCGATCGGCGTTCCGGCCTTCGGCTGCAGGGTCGGCCGCGACACGGCGATCGCCGGATCGTCCTCGGCGACGATCGGCGGATGCGGTTTGCCGAAGCCGTCCGTTTGCGCTCCGGCGGCGGCGGCATTCGCGATCCCCGCCGCCGCGCCGGCGCCGAGCGCGACGAAACCGCGCCGTGAGACCTCGGGCTTGGTCGGAGGAAGCGGGTCGGTCGGATCGATCTTCACGCGATGCTCCTGCTCAGTAGAGATGACCGCACGCCGTCGTTGCGGAGCCGGCTTTGTTGTTGGAGAACACGACGACGTTATAGTTCCCGGAGAGCAGCTTGCCTTCGTCGGCGTGCAGCGTCGTCTGAGAGGTACCGGCGTGCATGTCGGCCAGGACGTACGCCGGTGACGCGGAGAGCGAGTCGCAGGCCGCGCCGCGATAGAGCCGCGTCGACTGGATGCGTCCCGGCGGCGTTCCGTGCATTGCGACCACGACGCGCGTGTTCGCGCCGCGGCGGAACAGCGTTACGGTGCCGACTTGGCCGGATCCGTTGACCTGTTCGATGCCGCGCTGCGTGCCGAGGCCCGCATCGCCTGGATACGATTGAGCCGACGCGACTGCCGTAGTAATCAGGGCCGCGGCGATTGCGGCGAGAGTGCGCTTCATAGATTCCCCTTTGCCCACGTGAGAACGGTCGTTGCTCCTCCGCCGTTCCTCTCTGCCTGCCCTGCGGTCAGGCGTGCGTCGTGCTGCTAGGGCATCAGCTCCGAGCACAGCGCCTCGGCCCGCGCGTGCAGCGCGGGCGAGTCGTCCGCGAGTACGTATCCGTCGCGCACGGGCGCTGCGGTTGCGGGAGCATCGGAATGCGCAGCGGAGAGGGCGCTTCGTAGTTCTTCGCGATTTGCGTACTGGTTGAGGGCGCCCAGCTCAGACCAACCTATTGACACCAAGTCTTTTAGTAGAAGCAAGGTCTTCGTTTTCGCCATTACGTCCAGCCCTTACAACCCATGCCTTCATGGCTTTGATTGTTCGCAAGCAGTTTGGTGGGAAACCTTGCCGAAACGCAATTCAGTGGAAATTCCGCGCGCGGACCTTCTCCGTTGTGCCGTAGGCGTCGAGGGTCCAGCAGCGCTTCATGATGACGTCGATGCAGCCTTGTTCTTTTTGGAGCGTGCCTTCGACGATCAGGCACTGCGAGCTGCGGATCGTGCGGCGGTAGCGCTCGTAGACGTCGGGACGGACGATCACGTTGGCCAGGCCCGTCTCGTCCTCGATGGTGAGGAAGACGAAGCCTTTGGCGGTGCCCGGGCGCTGGCGGGTGATGACGAGCCCGCCGATCTTGCAGACCAGGTTCTTCGGCATCGACGGGAGGCGGCTTGCGGCTAGGACGTTCTGCGTGTCGAGGAACGACCGCACGTGCGCGATCGGCTGGACGTCGCTCACGCCTGTGGCGTGGATGTCGAGCGTGGTCGTCTCGACGGCGGTGAGCGCGGAAAACGCGGCCCGCGGTTCGTCCTCGATCTCCATCGAACGTCCGAGTTCGCCGCGCGCTTCGCGCTCGTCGAGGCCGCGCAGCGCCCACATCGCCTCGCGGCGGGTCGCGAACCACGGCGCGAATGCGCCCGCCGCGGCGAGGTTCTCCATCGCGTCGCGTTCGAGCCCGGTGCGGCGCGCGAAGTCGATCAGATCGACGAACTCGCCGTCGCCGCCGAGCGCGCGTTCGAGCCGCTCGCGCTGCGCGTCGCCCATCCCGCGCACGAGGTGAAACCCCAGCCGCAGCGCGCCGTCGTCGTCGACGAAGCTCCACCACTCGCTCTCGTTCACCGCGACCGGCTTCACGACGACGTCGTGCCGGCGCGCGTCGTTGACCAGCACTTCGGTCGAGTAGAACCCCATCGGCTGGACGTTGAGGATCGCGGCGCAGAAGATCGCCGGCTCGTGACACTTCACGTACGCCGACGCGTACGCGAGCAGGGCGAACGACGCGGCGTGCGACTCGGGAAAGCCGTAGTCGGCGAACCCCTCGAGCATGTGGAAGAGCTGATCGGCGGCGGCGCGGTCGATCCCGTTGGCGACCATCCCCTCGACCAGACGCGGATAGATCTGCGCCATCCGCTCGCGCGAACGCTTGTGGCCCATTGCGCGGCGTAATTGATCCGCCTCGCCCGCGGAGAAACCCGCCGCTTCCATCGCCATGCGCATCCCCTGCTCTTGGAACAGCGGCACGCCGAGCGTCCGTTCGAGGATCGGCTTGAGTTTCGGATGCGGATACGTCACCGGCTCCTGACCGTTGCGCCGGCGCAGGAACGGATGGATCATGTCGCCCTGGATCGGTCCGGGCCGGATGATCGCCACCTGCATCACCAGGTCGTAGAACCGCTGCGGCTTCAAGCGCGGCAGCATCGACTGCTGCGCGCGCGACTCGACTTGGAAGACGCCGATCGAATCGGCGCGCTGCAGCATCCGGTACGTCGGCGCGTCGTCGGCGGGGATCGCCTCGAGCGAGATCGGCGCGCGCTGCGGATAGCGCCGCCGGTAGAGTGCGAACGCGTCGCGCAGCAGCGAGAGCATGCCCAAGCCCAGCAAGTCGATCTTGATCAAGCCGAGATCGGAGAGATCGTCCTTGTCCCATTGCACGATCGTGCGGTCGCGCATCGTCGCCCACTCGACCGGTGCAACTTCCACCAGCGGCGAGCGGGTGACGACCATCCCGCCGCTGTGAATCCCCATGTGGCGCGGAAAGCCGTCCATCCGCCGGCACAGCACCATCATCAGCGTGCCCAACTCGCCGCCGACCGGACCGCGCAACTGCGCGTCGGGATCGGGGCCGAAGTCTTTCGCCGCGAATCCGTAGAGGTGCGAGGGATGCGCCTTCACCTTCGAGCCGTGAGCGTGCTGCGGGTCGGTGCGGTTCGCCGGCGCGCGCTGCGGTGAGGGCGCCGTGGCCGCTTCATCCGCATCCTGAAAGCCGGGCGTGACCGTGCGGCCCGGCGTCGCCGCCGGAACGTCGTCGCCGCGCGAGGGCACGACGTTGGAGCCGGCGTCGAAGTCGCGCCGTTTCGCGACCGAGCTCGGGAGCGGCGCGTAGTCGACGTGTTCGGCGCCGAGCGCGCCCGAGAGCGATTCGCGCGCGTCGTACTCGCGCACGATCTGATCGATCTGGCCGAGCCCCAGGCCGAGCGCTTTGCCGACGTCGCGGATCGCCGAGCGCGTTCGGTAGGTGATCACTTCGGCCGCCATCGCCGCGTGCTCGCGGTCGTACCGTTCGTAGACGTACTGGATCACCTTCTCGCGATCCTGATGCGCGAAGTCGATGTCGATGTCGGGGACCTCGCCGCGCTCTTCGGAGAGAAAACGTTCGAAGAGCAGTTCGCCCGCGATCGGATCGACCGCGGTGATCTCCAGCGCATAGCACACCGCGGAGTTCGCCGCCGAGCCGCGGCCCTGCGCGAGGACGCCGAGTTCCTTCGCGGCGCGCGCGATGTCCCACACCACTAGAAAGTAGCCGGCCAGATCCATCCGCGCGATGATCCCCAGCTCGTACTCGAGCTGGCGCTCCACCTTCGGATCGAGCGGCCACGCGTAGCGCCCGCGCGCGCCGCGATAGACCAGCGTGCGCAGGTACGACTGCGGCGACGTCTCGTTCTCGGGGATCGGGAAGAGCGGAAATTCGCCGGCGAGTTTCTGCAGGCGGAACTCGCAGCGTTCGACGATCGTGATCGTGTTGCGCAGCGCGAGCGGAAACTCGTCGAACAGCCGCGCCATCTGCGCCGGTGTCTTGAGATGGTATTCGTGATTGGGACGCAGGAGCGTCCCCGCGGTCTGCAGCGACGCGCCGA is a genomic window containing:
- a CDS encoding class I adenylate-forming enzyme family protein, yielding MVRSILDALDRHAAERPGARALDDFTYADLRAASLQVAARLRAAGVAAGDRVAIYAENRPGFALAYLGGLRAGAIVVPVNVLYRTSDLEHVLDDAAAAAVCVSEASAPFAARAGRTLIDLHEIERIARDANAPELADPPEPAADAVAILIYTSGTTGRSKGAMLTHGNLAAIGEQVVEAWRWTAADTLLLTLPLFHVHGLGAGLNGTLVAGGRAILRERFDAPTVLAILAGGEVSMFFGVPTMYVRLLASAAPAARFDAMRLFVSGSAALPAPVFEEFERRFGIAILERYGSTEFGFALSNRYDGPRYAGTVGFPLPHVDVRLADPQGNDVAAGEAGEILVHGPNVCAGYWNNPEASAAAFVRDAQDRRWYKSGDLATYDPQRGYTINGRLKELVISGGFNVYPIEVETELLRLPGVLAAAVVGAPDPARGEIPVAFLEVDGAFDADASLATLRERLASFKVPKALYPVEALPRNAMGKVEKPKLRTLLER
- a CDS encoding amino acid ABC transporter substrate-binding protein, with the protein product MKRSFFTLACAAVTAGLVAASTPLPARAEAGPSDVVVGAVLPLTGEESRVGTYFKAAYELAVKEVNDRGGLQLRQYGRKVPVKLVIYDDKTDPATSRNLYERLAVQDRVDAMLGGYSTDLVQAQTVVPQQHQIPYVGGGGAASAIYKRGFKTIFSLLASIENLAYSECDFIEEMQAQKKLPKPLKMAVVYENTSHGRDFAAGLQARAKAKPQNFQIVMNEAFDLHGKDFTPLLQKVKTANAQAFMSDAHLDDYITMQRQYAQAGLHHAYVTYGARGPEKSAREALGKNADYIVAASWWNQLIPNAAVKAFDDKWAKAYPKLNAEWYAALPYETARTLFIAMTETGSVDKAKVVETLRHIDIRDTVLPGGHIKFEADGQINAPFVVTQNLPDGRTVIVYPHAEKTGDAVLPVPNP
- a CDS encoding haloacid dehalogenase type II is translated as MIELDAILFDTFGTLVDWRTSLIADLSRFGGERGIAVDWAAFVDAWRGAYAPSMDRVRRRDEPWKTLDALHRDSFDDLARKFGFNASLDENDRGWCVDRWHRLRPWPDTVAGLARLRVRWIVGTLSNGNVRLLADLARSAALPMDVLFSAELFRHYKRDSEVYLGAIELLATTPDRVMLCAAHNDDLAAAKSHGMRTAFVARPTEYGPNQSTDLTAGDRVDIAVRDLRELADRMDA
- a CDS encoding branched-chain amino acid ABC transporter permease; this translates as MVAGLYAAMSYGLALIYGVLKIINLANAGFLMLGAYVTWWLFTSFGIHPLLAPLAIVPAFFLFGWGLERTLVRRVLGAEPIISLLLLFGVWLVLQNLAYVIWTGDTRSIEMPFVEATVNVAGMPLAVPRLFVFAMGVLALVALQLFLTRTYLGRAIRATAQDRDAARLVGIDVDRVMGIAFGIGIALAGFGGSLLSLLFSFTPDFGRTLSLKSFCIVVLGGLDSIVGVAFGAIALSLAEAFGVRYMPASLQNLISFVVLVVVLIALPKGIAGTLRALRRG
- a CDS encoding branched-chain amino acid ABC transporter permease encodes the protein MDRRAVALVAVALAAAVAVPFVAGQSEYVLDVLFLIFLYGAMATAWNLLGGFAGQVSFGHAAFLGIGAYTTAILTQIGVSLWLAVPAASLLAGLYSLVIGIPAFRLRGPYFSIATIGIGEATRLVALNWTSLTGGASGLTLSAAPPLTLQYFAALALCALTVALAAWIKRSRFGFALAAVRQDPDAAETLGVATTLVKTQALFLSACIIGVAGSVYALHYLFISPDSVFGFSTSIGLVIMPIVGGLGTVTGPLIGAVVYTFIREQLAATLANADLLAFGLLLIAIVVFEPRGILGIVDRVRRAARAKAAPAVQR